One window of Trifolium pratense cultivar HEN17-A07 linkage group LG5, ARS_RC_1.1, whole genome shotgun sequence genomic DNA carries:
- the LOC123886399 gene encoding subtilisin-like protease SBT3, whose amino-acid sequence MDSRICICFLLCISLQFIYTLADSDNYIIHMDLSVMPKAFSNQHSWYESTLSQVTTTNNNLKSTSSKIIYTYNNVMNGFSANLSPEEHEALKTSAGYISSIPDLPLKLDTTHSPQFLGLNPYKGAWPASDFGKDIIIGVIDTGVWPESESFNDHGMTKIPTKWKGQLCQFENTKNSSFCNKKLIGARFFNKGFLAKYRNISETIVNSTRDTEGHGTHTSATAAGSRVDSASFFGYANGTASGIASLSRVAIYKPVWGPDADAVSSDVIAAIDAAISDGVDVLSMSLGYSNIPLYEDAFAIATFAAMEKGIFVSTSAGNSGPSFKTLHNGTPWVITVAAGTLDRESHGNLTLGNGVSLTGFATYLGNFSASNLPIVFMGTCDNYTELIKVKSKIVVCEDKDGTLSSHVFNVVEAEVVGAVFISNASDFLQYSFPSITINKKNGEIVKDYIQSSSNSSSIAKMSFKITSFDAKPTPSVDFYSSRGPAKSCPYVLKPDITGPGTSILAAWPANIPVLDFGDHKLFSKFKFLSGTSMSCPHVAGVGALLKGAHPDWSPAAIRSAMMTTSDILDNTKKPIKDIGKGNKVATPLALGAGHINPNRALDPGLVYDVVVQDYVNLLCALNFTQENITSITRSSTNDCSKPSLDLNYPSFIAFFNAENSSSRTSQEFSRTVTNVGEEKTTYVASITPIEGFNVTVIPDKLVFSKKNEKLSYKLRIEGPRMTQEDEVAFGYLTWQNEKHVVRSPIVVTNIQ is encoded by the coding sequence ATGGATTCAAGAATTTGTATCTGTTTTTTGTTATGTATAAGCCTTCAATTTATTTACACATTGGCTGACTCTGATAATTATATCATTCATATGGATTTATCAGTTATGCCAAAAGCATTCTCAAACCAACATAGTTGGTATGAATCTACTCTTTCTCAAGTTACTACTACCAACAATAATCTCAAGTCTACCTCTTCTAAAATCATTTATACATACAATAATGTTATGAATGGTTTTAGCGCAAATCTAtcacctgaagagcatgaagctCTCAAAACCTCCGCCGGTTACATTTCTTCAATACCTGATTTACCCTTGAAACTTGACACAACACACTCGCCTCAATTCCTTGGCCTTAATCCCTACAAAGGGGCCTGGCCAGCTTCTGATTTTGGCAAAGATATCATTATTGGTGTAATAGACACCGGTGTTTGGCCAGAAAGTGAAAGTTTCAACGATCATGGAATGACTAAAATACCCACAAAATGGAAAGGTCAATTATGTCAATTTGAAAATACCAAAAATTCATCTTTTTGCAACAAGAAACTTATTGGAGCTAGATTCTTCAACAAAGGGTTCTTGGCGAAATATCGAAATATTAGTGAAACAATTGTGAACTCCACACGTGACACAGAAGGTCATGGGACCCACACTTCAGCAACAGCGGCCGGAAGCAGAGTCGACAGTGCATCTTTCTTCGGTTATGCAAATGGAACAGCATCGGGAATAGCTTCGTTGTCTAGAGTAGCCATATACAAGCCTGTGTGGGGACCAGATGCAGATGCAGTATCATCTGATGTAATAGCTGCAATTGATGCTGCAATATCAGACGGTGTTGATGTTCTTTCAATGTCATTAGGCTATAGCAATATTCCATTGTATGAAGATGCTTTTGCTATAGCAACATTTGCAGCTATGGAAAAAGGTATTTTTGTGTCTACTTCAGCAGGTAATAGCGGACCTTCATTTAAAACCTTACACAATGGAACGCCATGGGTGATTACTGTTGCGGCTGGTACTTTGGATCGTGAATCTCATGGGAATCTTACACTTGGAAATGGAGTCTCACTCACTGGCTTCGCTACTTATCTAGGAAACTTCTCTGCTAGCAATCTTCCAATTGTTTTTATGGGTACGTGCGATAATTATACTGAACTAATCAAAGTGAAAAGCAAAATTGTGGTTTGTGAAGACAAGGATGGAACTCTTTCCAGTCATGTTTTTAATGTGGTTGAAGCAGAAGTTGTTGGAGCTGTTTTCATATCAAACGCGTCAGATTTCCTACAGTACTCGTTTCCATCGATCActattaataagaaaaatggTGAAATTGTCAAAGATTACATACAGAGTTCCTCTAACTCTAGTTCAATAGCAAAAATGTCTTTTAAGATAACATCTTTTGATGCTAAACCAACACCTAGTGTTGATTTTTATAGTTCAAGAGGGCCTGCAAAGAGTTGTCCATATGTTTTGAAACCTGACATTACAGGTCCTGGTACATCGATCTTAGCTGCATGGCCCGCAAACATTCCCGTCTTGGATTTTGGGGATCATAAACTCTTCAGcaagttcaaatttttatcTGGAACATCGATgtcatgtcctcatgttgctgGTGTAGGAGCACTTTTGAAAGGAGCACATCCTGATTGGAGTCCTGCAGCTATTAGATCAGCAATGATGACAACATCAGACATACTTGATAATACTAAGAAACCCATCAAAGACATTGGAAAAGGTAACAAAGTTGCAACTCCTCTTGCATTGGGAGCTGGTCATATCAACCCTAATAGAGCACTTGACCCCGGTCTTGTTTACGATGTTGTTGTACAAGATTATGTTAACCTTCTTTGTGCACTTAACTTCACACAAGAAAACATCACTTCCATTACAAGATCCTCTACCAATGATTGTTCTAAACCTTCCTTGGATCTTAACTACCCTTCTTTTATCGCTTTCTTTAATGCGGAAAACTCCTCGTCAAGAACATCCCAAGAATTTAGCAGAACAGTGACCAATGTTGGCGaggaaaaaacaacttatgttgCTAGCATTACACCAATTGAAGGG